A window of Candidatus Aminicenantes bacterium genomic DNA:
AACACCATGTGATAGGGACCGCCGATGCCTTCCTGCTGCAGAGTCAGAATGGCCGCTTCCACGCCTTCCATGAACCCCTCGGGCAGCGACTGGAATTCAACTGCCGGATGTGGGGAACTGGGAATAATGCCGTTGATTCCGGCGGCTTCGATTCCGTGGTAGATGGCTGTTTCTTCAAAGTGGGACGCCTGGCGGCAGGCAGTCTCCAGCGGCGCCAGATCGGGGTTGCGCACGCCCCGTTCCAGATGCTCCAGTTCTTCCATTGAAAGGGTGAAATCCACCCGGGCTTCCAGCAGGGGCTGAATTTGACGCAGTCCCCAGCGAATCCCCTGGACGGGGTTATCCGCCTGATCCAGATTCACCCGCCCCAGATTGACCGCGGACCGGGTCCAACCGAAGGGTCCATCGAAATCCACCAGTTTCCGCGCGGACAGGTTTCCTCTCAGGGTGGATCTCGCCTGTTCGTCTATTTCATCCCATGCTTTTTGCCCCAATGGAGCCATATTTCGTTTCAACAAATCGCTCATAATTACTCTCCATTCTTCAAATTTCCAATGCCCAGGCTGCCGTCGGGGGCCTTAGCCTCGTTGCCGGAAGTTCCCGCATTTTGTCCGCCATCACCCTCCTCGATTTCAGTGATGGAGCCGCTCTGGAAAAGGTAGGTTCTCAACTCTTCATCAACTTCAGGAATCCGGCGACGCAACCATTCCAATGCCATGGCCGCGTGTTCGATCTCCTCGTTGCGGTTGTGCAATAAAATGCTTTTCAATTCAGCTTCTTCGGTGACATCCGCCCGCTGGTTGTACCAGTCCACGGCCTCCAGTTCTTCGCAGAGACTGGCCAGCGCACGATGGATATTCCGGGCTTCTACGGACAGATCAGATTCGTGATAAACCGTACTCATATCGTCCTCCTTTGTCTGGTCATGCTGATTTCATTCTAGCAGACCACCAAAAGGGCTGCAAACGGCCTGTCAATAGACAACAGAATCTTTACGCCGCCGCCATTCCTCGAACAAGCTCAGGCAGGAAATCCGCCCGAGAGGAATGCGCGTCAGTGATACGGCATCCGCTTCGTCGCGAATCAGAGAGTAGATTCTACGGTCCGAAAAACCGATCTTTTCAGCATCATTCCGGGTGCAGCCGTAATAAAGGCGGGGAATCCGGGCCCAGGCCACCGCTCCCAGGCACATGGGGCATGGCTCGCACGTGGTATAGAGCACACAATCATGCAGGTGGGGGCGCCCCAGAACCCGCGCTGCGGAACGAATGGCAAGGATTTCTGCATGCGCCGTAGGGTCACGTCTCAAAAGTACTTCGTTGTGGCTGCGGGAAATAATTTCGTCGCCCTGAACCACCAGGGCGCCGAAAGGTCCGCCATCGCCCCGCTCGATTCCCAAGCGGGCTTCTGCGCGGGCCCGGTCCATGAAATCGATGCTTTTGTTCACTGCTTCTGTCTCAGGGCCGCCCGGCGGATGCGGTCGGTCGGGCCGAGGAGAATGACGATATCTCCGGCTATGAAAGTCTCGTCCGGGCCGGGATTGAAGCGCATTTTGCCTTGCCGCCGGATGGCCACGACCATGGCTTCATAGCGTTCCCGTAACTGTGAGTTGCGCACGGAGAGCCCATTCAGATTTGATTCCTCATGAATAACGATCTCTTCAAGGGTCAGGTCCAACATGCGGGGGTGGGAGACGATGTCCATCAAGTCCACGACGTTGGGCCGCAGCACGCTGTTGACGATGCGCTTGGAAGAGAGCAGGTTGGGAGCGATTACATGCTGTGCGCCAATGCGACGCAACTTTTTTTCGTTCTGGGCGTCCAGGGCGCGGGCGATAAGGGTAATGTCGAGTTTCATCTCTTTAACCGTCAACACGGTGAATACATTGTCTGCGTCGGAGGACAACAGAGAGATAAAAGTCCGTGCGCGGCG
This region includes:
- a CDS encoding bacteriocin codes for the protein MSDLLKRNMAPLGQKAWDEIDEQARSTLRGNLSARKLVDFDGPFGWTRSAVNLGRVNLDQADNPVQGIRWGLRQIQPLLEARVDFTLSMEELEHLERGVRNPDLAPLETACRQASHFEETAIYHGIEAAGINGIIPSSPHPAVEFQSLPEGFMEGVEAAILTLQQEGIGGPYHMV
- a CDS encoding nucleoside deaminase translates to MDRARAEARLGIERGDGGPFGALVVQGDEIISRSHNEVLLRRDPTAHAEILAIRSAARVLGRPHLHDCVLYTTCEPCPMCLGAVAWARIPRLYYGCTRNDAEKIGFSDRRIYSLIRDEADAVSLTRIPLGRISCLSLFEEWRRRKDSVVY